One segment of Streptomyces sp. NBC_00576 DNA contains the following:
- a CDS encoding thioesterase II family protein, with product MRRTSLLCVPFAGAGASFFHPWAALTDGDPRIVALQLPGREWRLSEDSYRDVAQAVAGLFPAVTEEIGSGDRVAIFGHSLGAVLAYELAHLLVARTGADVARLFVSGSPGPWTRRTRRATGLPDEEFLLRVKEFAGYDHEALSDPGMRELILPTLRADVEMHENYVPATDQPLPVPVTAVRGTEDDLVTADQTAEWGKATSAEFTQAEVEGGHMYIAEDPGSLLRLVDDALAR from the coding sequence ATGCGACGGACATCTCTGCTGTGTGTCCCCTTCGCGGGTGCCGGTGCCTCGTTCTTCCACCCGTGGGCGGCGCTGACGGACGGTGACCCGCGGATCGTGGCCCTTCAGTTGCCGGGCCGGGAATGGCGGCTCTCCGAGGACTCGTACCGGGACGTGGCGCAGGCCGTGGCCGGGCTGTTCCCCGCCGTGACCGAGGAGATCGGCTCGGGCGACCGGGTCGCGATCTTCGGCCACAGCCTCGGCGCGGTGCTGGCGTACGAGCTCGCCCACCTGCTAGTCGCCCGCACCGGAGCCGATGTGGCGCGGCTCTTCGTGAGCGGCTCACCGGGCCCCTGGACGCGGCGGACCAGGCGGGCTACCGGCCTCCCCGACGAGGAGTTCCTGCTGCGCGTCAAGGAGTTCGCCGGCTACGACCACGAGGCGCTGTCCGATCCGGGCATGCGCGAGCTGATCCTGCCGACTCTGCGGGCGGACGTCGAGATGCACGAGAACTACGTCCCCGCCACGGACCAGCCGCTGCCGGTGCCCGTCACCGCCGTGCGCGGCACCGAAGACGACCTGGTCACAGCCGATCAGACCGCAGAATGGGGCAAGGCGACCAGCGCCGAGTTCACCCAGGCCGAAGTGGAGGGCGGACACATGTACATCGCCGAGGATCCCGGAAGCCTGCTGCGTCTGGTCGACGACGCACTCGCCCGCTAG
- a CDS encoding SDR family oxidoreductase, translating to MQLVGKTVIVTGAARGLGRACAVAFAREGADLVLLDLCADLPGVPYPLGNADQLAHTADVCREHGAAVLARQADVRDLAALRHAVDDAHGRFGRIDVLLNNAGIAAPSGKPADEIDEDEWQLMIDVDLSGAWRATKAVGKIMTAQRAGSIVNVASTAGLVGYRNFAGYVAAKHGVIGLTKATALDFAPAKVRVNALCPGSVRDEAAVEGRMLSEIARSLQVPVGEHEEAFVQSQPMNALIEPGDVASAAVWLASDGSRQVTGSVITVDGGFTTR from the coding sequence GTGCAGCTTGTCGGCAAGACCGTGATCGTCACCGGGGCCGCGCGCGGTCTGGGACGGGCCTGCGCGGTCGCCTTCGCCCGCGAGGGCGCCGATCTCGTCCTCCTCGACCTCTGCGCGGATCTGCCTGGTGTGCCGTACCCGCTCGGCAACGCCGACCAGCTCGCGCACACCGCCGACGTGTGCCGCGAGCACGGCGCCGCAGTCCTGGCCAGGCAGGCCGATGTCCGCGACCTCGCCGCGCTGCGACACGCCGTGGACGACGCCCACGGCCGGTTCGGTCGTATCGATGTACTGCTCAACAACGCTGGGATCGCCGCGCCCTCCGGCAAGCCTGCCGACGAGATCGACGAGGATGAGTGGCAGCTCATGATCGACGTGGATCTCTCCGGTGCGTGGCGCGCGACCAAAGCGGTCGGCAAGATCATGACCGCCCAGCGGGCCGGCAGCATCGTAAACGTTGCGTCCACGGCAGGGCTGGTCGGCTACCGCAACTTCGCGGGATACGTGGCGGCCAAACACGGCGTCATCGGGCTCACCAAGGCCACGGCGCTCGACTTCGCCCCGGCCAAGGTCCGGGTCAACGCCCTGTGCCCGGGGTCGGTCCGGGACGAGGCGGCGGTGGAGGGCCGGATGCTGTCGGAGATCGCCAGGTCGCTTCAGGTGCCGGTCGGCGAGCACGAGGAGGCGTTCGTCCAGTCGCAGCCCATGAACGCCCTGATCGAGCCCGGCGACGTCGCCTCGGCCGCCGTCTGGCTCGCCTCCGACGGATCGCGGCAGGTCACGGGATCGGTCATCACCGTAGACGGCGGGTTCACGACCCGCTGA
- a CDS encoding amino acid adenylation domain-containing protein, with translation MVTFQSTEDARQCHALRVRLGAPARVEVPWVERVPFASEDPGAARHRERELARPVDAGRGSRAVLIEYTDGQADLVVVAHRAAFDQRALRRLVAAVRDGAGAAPPDGTRDPLADFDHAPAWGLGDKRLGDASAGHRTALPDGTSGEPAGWLEALDVVLTRYEPERETEVAALDTGEPADLLPAAAVSAGLIFDLGGEGEYVPCLAPVFPLTLTVGEGALRCDHRLGCVSEPIAEQFVRHLVEAHRQLTGPSDLFDAAERERILELGRPTRPLRSLPRRIPDVVAERVAERPDAVALSDDDVQVTYGELDRWSNRLAHGLRAAGVGDRALVGVYLERSAELVAVLLAVLKAGAAYVPLDPAYPAERLAYTVEDSGLNVVITGSAEFPGSPGLRTLTPAQLLELGGDRAEGPPVTGTGPEQAAYVIYTSGSTGRPKGVLVPHANVVALMDATRDDFALGPADVWTFFHSVAFDFSVWEIWGCLMTGGHLVVVPYWVSRSPEQFRDLVAARGVSVLSQTPSAFAQLAEADRTGAGRLTVRLVIFGGEPLDAPSLLPWLDRHPESRCRLVNMFGITETTVHVTAETVTRRLALAGSRSVGRALPGWRVYVLDAEGRLAPPGVAGEIHVAGAGVALGYLRRPELTEERFRPDPFGGGRMYRTGDRGRLRPDGALEHLGRLDNQVKLRGFRIELDEIRSVLAECPGVSAAVVMLRQVDPGDAATGRLDAYVVLSEGSTAGVRERIARVLPDYMLPSTITALPALPVTANGKVDPAALPEPTAPSQSGAVAPTEAEGTAEGEDALSGELLTVWEQLFGFTVGLSDSFWELGGNSLLAVRMASMMRERGLPSLHPRVLYTNPTVRELATVLSE, from the coding sequence GTGGTCACCTTCCAGTCAACCGAGGACGCCCGGCAGTGCCACGCACTGCGCGTGCGCCTCGGAGCCCCAGCCCGGGTGGAAGTGCCCTGGGTAGAACGGGTGCCGTTCGCGAGCGAGGATCCGGGCGCCGCGCGGCACCGTGAGCGCGAGCTGGCCCGGCCGGTCGACGCCGGCCGCGGCTCGCGCGCCGTGCTGATCGAATACACCGACGGCCAGGCCGACCTGGTCGTCGTGGCCCACCGGGCCGCGTTCGACCAGCGAGCGTTACGTCGGCTGGTGGCCGCGGTGCGGGACGGCGCGGGAGCCGCCCCGCCGGACGGAACACGGGACCCGCTGGCGGACTTCGACCACGCGCCCGCCTGGGGGCTGGGCGACAAGCGGCTCGGGGACGCGTCGGCCGGCCACCGGACAGCGCTGCCGGACGGCACGTCCGGTGAACCGGCAGGCTGGCTGGAGGCGCTCGACGTCGTGCTGACCCGGTACGAGCCGGAGCGAGAGACGGAGGTCGCGGCACTGGACACCGGCGAGCCGGCGGACCTCCTGCCGGCCGCTGCCGTGAGCGCCGGGCTGATCTTCGATCTGGGGGGCGAGGGGGAGTACGTGCCGTGCCTGGCGCCCGTCTTCCCGCTGACTCTCACCGTGGGCGAGGGCGCTCTGCGGTGCGACCACCGGCTCGGCTGTGTCAGCGAGCCGATCGCGGAACAGTTCGTGCGGCACCTGGTGGAGGCCCACCGGCAGCTCACCGGCCCGTCCGACCTCTTCGACGCGGCGGAACGTGAACGGATCCTGGAACTCGGGCGGCCGACGCGGCCCCTGCGGAGCTTGCCGCGACGGATTCCCGACGTGGTGGCCGAGCGTGTCGCCGAACGGCCTGATGCCGTCGCGCTCTCCGACGACGACGTCCAGGTGACGTACGGCGAACTCGACCGGTGGTCCAACCGGCTCGCGCACGGCCTGCGCGCGGCCGGGGTGGGCGACCGAGCCCTGGTCGGTGTTTACCTGGAGCGCTCGGCGGAGCTGGTGGCGGTCCTGCTCGCCGTGCTCAAGGCCGGGGCGGCCTATGTGCCGCTGGACCCGGCGTATCCGGCGGAACGTCTGGCGTACACGGTCGAGGACTCCGGCTTGAACGTCGTGATCACCGGGTCGGCCGAGTTCCCCGGTTCCCCTGGCCTGCGGACGCTCACGCCCGCACAGCTACTGGAGTTGGGCGGCGACCGCGCGGAAGGCCCGCCCGTGACCGGCACCGGCCCGGAGCAGGCGGCGTATGTGATCTACACCTCGGGATCCACCGGCAGGCCCAAGGGAGTGCTCGTCCCGCACGCCAACGTCGTCGCTCTGATGGACGCTACCCGCGACGACTTCGCGCTCGGCCCGGCCGACGTGTGGACGTTCTTCCACTCCGTCGCGTTCGACTTCTCGGTCTGGGAGATCTGGGGCTGTCTGATGACCGGCGGCCACCTCGTCGTCGTCCCGTACTGGGTGTCCCGGTCGCCGGAGCAGTTCCGCGACCTGGTCGCCGCCCGAGGGGTCTCCGTACTGAGCCAGACGCCGTCCGCCTTCGCCCAACTCGCGGAGGCCGACCGCACCGGGGCCGGGCGGCTCACGGTGCGGCTGGTGATCTTCGGGGGCGAGCCGCTGGACGCCCCGAGCCTGCTGCCGTGGCTGGACCGCCACCCCGAATCCCGCTGCCGGCTGGTGAACATGTTCGGGATCACCGAGACCACCGTGCACGTCACCGCCGAGACCGTTACACGACGGCTCGCCCTGGCCGGGTCCCGGTCCGTGGGCAGGGCGCTGCCCGGCTGGCGGGTGTACGTCCTGGACGCGGAGGGACGGCTCGCGCCTCCAGGGGTGGCCGGGGAGATCCACGTCGCCGGCGCCGGAGTGGCGCTGGGCTACCTGCGGCGCCCCGAGCTGACGGAGGAGCGGTTCCGGCCCGACCCCTTCGGCGGCGGGCGGATGTATCGGACCGGTGACCGGGGGCGGCTCCGCCCTGACGGCGCGTTGGAGCACCTGGGCCGGCTCGACAACCAGGTCAAGTTGCGGGGCTTCCGTATCGAACTGGACGAGATCCGTTCGGTGCTGGCCGAATGTCCCGGTGTGAGCGCCGCCGTCGTGATGCTGCGTCAGGTGGATCCAGGGGACGCGGCGACCGGCCGCCTCGACGCGTATGTGGTCCTCTCGGAGGGCTCCACGGCGGGCGTGCGGGAACGCATCGCCCGTGTCCTCCCCGACTACATGCTGCCCTCCACCATCACGGCCCTGCCCGCGCTCCCGGTGACGGCGAACGGGAAGGTCGACCCCGCCGCCCTGCCCGAGCCGACGGCGCCCTCTCAGAGCGGGGCCGTGGCCCCCACAGAGGCCGAGGGCACCGCGGAGGGCGAGGACGCCCTCTCCGGGGAGTTGC